A region from the Neurospora crassa OR74A linkage group V, whole genome shotgun sequence genome encodes:
- a CDS encoding lysophospholipase, variant 3 has protein sequence MGQVSFEGKNPESHYPESRVLIIMTGGTICMQPSADGLVPMTGFLKNAMAPRPSFNDPTAPNVQLRAYKNGAKLTLDSLRTPVSAYSRHIRYGILEFTPLLDSSSISSMGWTEIALTIKENYHMFDGFVVLHGTDSLAYTASALSFMMSDLGKPVILTGSQASIFALQSDAVDNLLGSLIIAGTFVIPEVCLFFHHTLYRGNRTTKVSASSFEAFDSPNCDPLAKVTSLGVDVNWALIRRPTQIAEFQVTKYLDTAHVACLRIFPGIKPEMIESVLKVPDLRGLILETFGMGNAPGGVDGSLTKVIKEAIDRGTVIVNVSQCTNGFVSPLYAPGTVLGRAGVVFGHDLTTEAALTKLSYLLALPNLTYSEITARMSQSLRGEMTEMATPSFSHPAGSIDSAMAWLPAADTAFTALGYAIRNGDLRTVREILEGDEFNHQLLKRADYVGNTPVHLAAVGPNPDVLHELLIRGASVHPRNYANHTPLYLAEKMGNVENVKLLKEAGAHLWRTEPHSGNVSEAGDLASTTDVASVGAADDDKEVKDVSEHRRILGPWSEERGYWQVCQLELGVPWAGETETKGSAGWDRKT, from the exons ATGGGTCAGGTTTCGTTCGAGGGGAAGAACCCCGAGTCTCACTACCCCGAGTCAAGGGTGCTCATCATCATGACCGGCGGTACAATATGCATGCAACCGTCTGCAGATGGTCTGGTTCCCATGACGGGCTTCTTGAAGAACGCCATGGCTCCTCGCCCTTCGTTCAACGACCCTACCGCTCCGAATG TTCAGCTTCGGGCATACAAGAACGGGGCTAAATTGACGTTGGACAGCCTGAGAACACCAGTCAGCGCGTATTCTCGTCATATTCGTTATGGCATCCTTGAGTTTACCCCCTTGCTCGACTCGAGTTCTATTTCTTCCATGGGATGGACCGAGATCGCGCTTACTATCAAGGAGAACTACCACATGTTCGACGGCTTCGTGGTGTTGCATGGAACCGATTCCCTAGCATACACGGCATCAGCCCTTTCTTTCATGATGTCGGATCTCGGGAAGCCGGTCATCCTTACAGGGTCGCAAGCCTCCATCTTTGCTCTCCAGTCTGACGCAGTTGACAACCTTCTTGGCTCGCTCATCATCGCGGGAACTTTCGTTATCCCCGAAGtctgcctcttcttccaccacacCTTGTACCGCGGCAACAGGACGACCAAGGTATCGGCTTCCTCCTTCGAGGCATTCGACAGCCCTAACTGCGATCCGCTGGCCAAGGTCACAAGTCTAGGAGTGGATGTTAATTGGGCGCTGATTCGACGGCCCACTCAAATTGCCGAATTTCAAGTGACAAAATATCTCGACACCGCACATGTGGCTTGTTTACGTATCTTTCCCGGAATCAAGCCTGAGATGATCGAATCCGTTTTAAAGGTTCCAGACCTCCGTGGTTTGATTCTCGAGACGTTCGGCATGGGCAATGCACCGGGCGGCGTTGATGGCAGTCTGACCAAGGTCATCAAGGAAGCAATTGACCGTGGAACTGTCATTGTCAACGTGAGCCAATGCACAAATGGCTTCGTCTCGCCACTCTATGCCCCCGGAACCGTACTGGGAAGAGCAGGCGTGGTATTTGGCCATGATCTGACTACCGAAGCGGCTCTGACGAAGCTATCCTATCTCCTGGCTCTGCCAAACCTTACCTACTCTGAGATTACAGCAAGGATGTCGCAATCGCTACGTGGGGAGATGACAGAAATGGCAACGCCCTCTTTCTCGCACCCCGCGGGGAGCATCGACTCGGCTATGGCATGGCTGCCTGCTGCAG ACACCGCTTTCACGGCTCTTGGCTACGCCATCCGCAACGGGGATCTACGGACTGTTCGCGAAATCCTTGAGGGTGACGAGTTCAACCATCAGCTCCTCAAGAGGGCTGATTACGTCGGCAACACCCCCGTGCATCTTGCCGCGGTTGGGCCCAATCCAGATGTTCTTCACGAGTTGCTGATTCGTGGTGCTAGTGTACATCCACGTAACTATGCAAACCACACACCTCTTTATCTTGCAGAAAAGATGGGTAACGTGGAGAATGTGAAATTGCTGAAGGAGGCTGGGGCGCACTTGTGGAGGACAGAGCCGCATTCAGGCAATGTGTCTGAAGCAGGGGACCTAGCGAGTACGACGGACGTCGCTTCAGTTGGTGCCGCAGACGATGACAAGGAGGTGAAAGATGTTTCCGAACACAG ACGAATCCTTGGTCCATGGTCTGAAGAAAGAGGATATTGGCAAGTTTGTCAATTAGAGCTGGGCGTGCCTTGGGCTGGGGAAACGGAAACAAAGGGATCTGCGGGATGGGATAGGAAAACATAG
- a CDS encoding mitochondrial chaperone bcs1: MDCHMLMIWVLSTLVDASTDSGEAINITTTTINDTTQAPTMLLPDNLLASLSPMLDMYLPPAVRDFLVSCHRAITSWLGFDPTILLSLGPIVWAAKRLWSEVKMLLVEDIICNWFTARVEVGDDDPIFIHIMRWVAVQPNSAKTRFLQADTIAGSADDHDEDDEAGAAAAAGAAAVKTAITTSATSVSTSTSTTNNTTDPSNTTAAAAAKNKKKQAPTILPNGEACLNFSTHKHQKPPRFLPAVNVPYTFTFAGTYFWLNRTRSNIAHQSEWRGLSMRREENLVITCVGFSAGPIKHFIQFTKEWNHNRQAATTVVRRPARPEMRIYGGRHVWTEVADRPIRPMDTVVLDEKQKLMVLQDMNEYLHRDTAQWYGERGIPLRRGYLFHGPPGTGKTSLSFALAGVFGLDIFVISLLDQNLTEDDLGMLFTNLPRRCVVLLEDIDTAGLVNRKDETDEESSSSSESSGSDAGGSSDSDDDYLMSEKKRALEVIFLEGKLARKKRKGKGKQVTAEQEALEKEVAEKLAALKEMLKEGNDEEKADETVTDEKNTTPEKEKQKPAAPEGEEKPTSSADDARETGEKITKQESSSTTDKKKKPMTAKEKKHKKKQKRKRMSKTFAATTLHNLDLVRRQYGRRRPSPYDRERGISLSGLLNAIDGVASHEGRVLIMTTNKPEKLDEALLRPGRVDIQIAFLNATQEQVRELFERMYEADVVNPATVTFTQVGNKVTASTTSAATTLPPVGHSPHTGVASPDGTGTGTGTTAEKDEEKQQQPPIDPKIVDLKLLDDNNLRKSSISSCSSDATVIGEEDNAAAPPLVPIITAAAAATAKDKGKQQEPAEEKTESPVPLHITPLTRQELQKIAREFSLRIPASQILSPAEIQGFLLRRKKDPRRALAEVDKWVEELVKAKESKSKILDAKAI, encoded by the coding sequence ATGGACTGTCACATGCTCATGATATGGGTACTCTCCACGCTGGTAGATGCCTCTACCGACAGTGGCGaggccatcaacatcaccacaaccaccatcaacgaTACTACCCAGGCCCCAACAATGTTACTGCCTGACAACCTCCTGGCGAGCCTCAGCCCCATGCTGGACATGTACCTTCCACCGGCCGTCAGAGACTTCCTGGTGTCCTGTCACCGAGCAATCACCAGCTGGCTCGGCTTCGATCCCACAATCCTCCTATCCCTGGGTCCTATCGTATGGGCCGCCAAAAGACTCTGGTCCGAGGTAAAAATGCTGCTGGTCGAAGACATCATCTGCAACTGGTTCACCGCCAGAGTCGAAGTCGGTGACGACGACCCGATCTTCATCCACATCATGCGTTGGGTCGCCGTCCAGCCCAACTCAGCCAAGACACGCTTCCTTCAAGCCGACACCATAGCCGGCAGCGCCGACGACcatgacgaagacgacgaggccggagccgctgccgctgccggaGCTGCCGCTGTCAAAACCGCCATTACCACCTCGGCCACTTCCgtcagcaccagcaccagcactaCCAATAACACCACAGACCCTTccaacaccaccgccgccgccgccgccaaaaacaagaaaaaacaaGCCCCCACCATCCTCCCCAACGGCGAAGCCTGCCTCAACTTCTCCACGCACAAGCACCAAAAACCCCCTCGCTTCCTCCCCGCCGTCAACGTGCCCTACACCTTCACCTTCGCCGGCACCTACTTCTGGCTCAACCGGACGCGCTCCAACATTGCGCACCAGTCCGAGTGGCGGGGTCTTTCGATGCGTCGCGAGGAGAACCTCGTCATCACCTGCGTCGGCTTCTCCGCCGGGCCCATCAAGCACTTTATCCAGTTCACCAAAGAATGGAACCACAACCGCCAGGCGGCCACGACCGTGGTGCGCCGTCCGGCGCGGCCCGAGATGCGCATCTACGGCGGCCGCCATGTCTGGACGGAAGTGGCCGATCGGCCCATCCGGCCCATGGACACGGTGGTGCTGGACGAGAAGCAAAAGCTGATGGTGTTGCAGGATATGAACGAGTATCTGCACAGGGACACGGCGCAGTGGTATGGCGAGCGGGGCATTCCGTTGCGCAGGGGGTACCTGTTTCATGGCCCGCCGGGGACGGGCAAGACGAGCTTGAGTTTTGCGCTGGCGGGGGTGTTTGGGCTGGATATCTTTGTGATTTCGTTGTTGGATCAGAATCTGACGGAGGACGATCTGGGGATGTTGTTTACGAATCTGCCGAGACGGTGTGTGGTGCTGTTGGAGGATATTGATACGGCGGGATTGGTGAATAGAAAGGATGAGACGGATGAGgagagtagtagtagtagtgagAGTAGTGGTAGTGATGCAGGTGGGAGTAGTGatagtgatgatgattatTTGATGAgtgagaagaagagggcacTGGAGGTGATATTTTTGGAGGGAAAgttggcgaggaagaagaggaaagggaagggaaagcaGGTGACGGCAGAGCAGGAGGCTCTTGAGAAGGAAGTGGCGGAGAAGTTGGCTGCCTTGAAGGAGATGCTTAAAGAGGGCAATGACGAGGAAAAGGCAGATGAGACGGTTACTGACGAAAAGAATACCACTCCTGAAAAGGAGAAACAGAAACCTGCTGCCCCTGAGGGCGAAGAGAAGCCCACCTCTTCTGCAGATGATGCCAGAGAAACTGGAGAGAAAATAACGAAACAAGAATCTAGCAGCACTActgacaagaagaagaagcccatGACGgccaaagagaagaagcacaagaaaaagcagaagaggaaaaggatgTCGAAGACGTTCGCTGCCACTACACTTCATAACCTGGACTTGGTCCGGAGACAGTACGGTCGCAGACGGCCGTCTCCGTATGACCGAGAACGGGGCATTTCGCTATCAGGTTTACTCAACGCCATCGACGGCGTTGCCTCGCATGAAGGCCGCGTGCTCATCATGACAACCAACAAGCCAGAGAAGCTAGACGAAGCACTACTTCGACCGGGCAGGGTCGACATCCAGATTGCTTTCCTCAACGCCACGCAGGAACAAGTCAGGGAGCTATTTGAGAGGATGTACGAAGCCGATGTGGTGAACCCAGCCACAGTGACATTTACCCAGGTTGGGAATAAGGTCACAGCTAGCACCACATCGGCAGCTACTACATTGCCTCCAGTCGGTCATTCTCCTCACACGGGGGTTGCGTCCCCGGATGGCACCGGCACaggcaccggcaccaccgctgagaaggatgaagaaaaacaacaacagccccCCATAGACCCCAAGATCGTTGATCTCAAACTcctcgacgacaacaacctccGCAAGTCCTCCATCAGCAGTTGCTCTAGTGACGCAACCGTCATTGGCGAAGAGGACAACgccgctgctcctcctcttgttcccatcatcaccgccgccgccgcggcgaCAGCCAAAGACAAGGGGAAACAACAAGAACCAGCAGAAGAAAAGACGGAAAGTCCCGTCCCTCTCCACATTACCCCCCTAACTAGACAAGAACTCCAAAAGATCGCCAGGGAGTTTTCCCTGAGAATCCCGGCATCCCAGATCCTCAGTCCGGCGGAGATCCAGGGCTTTCTGTTGAGGCGCAAGAAGGACCCCAGAAGGGCGTTGGCGGAGGTGGACAAGTGGGTGGAGGAGCTGGTCAAGGCGAAGGAGAGTAAGAGCAAGATTTTGGATGCTAAGGCTATTTga
- a CDS encoding lysophospholipase: MGQVSFEGKNPESHYPESRVLIIMTGGTICMQPSADGLVPMTGFLKNAMAPRPSFNDPTAPNVQLRAYKNGAKLTLDSLRTPVSAYSRHIRYGILEFTPLLDSSSISSMGWTEIALTIKENYHMFDGFVVLHGTDSLAYTASALSFMMSDLGKPVILTGSQASIFALQSDAVDNLLGSLIIAGTFVIPEVCLFFHHTLYRGNRTTKVSASSFEAFDSPNCDPLAKVTSLGVDVNWALIRRPTQIAEFQVTKYLDTAHVACLRIFPGIKPEMIESVLKVPDLRGLILETFGMGNAPGGVDGSLTKVIKEAIDRGTVIVNVSQCTNGFVSPLYAPGTVLGRAGVVFGHDLTTEAALTKLSYLLALPNLTYSEITARMSQSLRGEMTEMATPSFSHPAGSIDSAMAWLPAADTAFTALGYAIRNGDLRTVREILEGDEFNHQLLKRADYVGNTPVHLAAVGPNPDVLHELLIRGASVHPRNYANHTPLYLAEKMGNVENVKLLKEAGAHLWRTEPHSGNVSEAGDLASTTDVASVGAADDDKEVKDVSEHRSNEKEQKTNDQVADTVSPRHGLDKSHLVTDESLVHGLKKEDIGKFVN; the protein is encoded by the exons ATGGGTCAGGTTTCGTTCGAGGGGAAGAACCCCGAGTCTCACTACCCCGAGTCAAGGGTGCTCATCATCATGACCGGCGGTACAATATGCATGCAACCGTCTGCAGATGGTCTGGTTCCCATGACGGGCTTCTTGAAGAACGCCATGGCTCCTCGCCCTTCGTTCAACGACCCTACCGCTCCGAATG TTCAGCTTCGGGCATACAAGAACGGGGCTAAATTGACGTTGGACAGCCTGAGAACACCAGTCAGCGCGTATTCTCGTCATATTCGTTATGGCATCCTTGAGTTTACCCCCTTGCTCGACTCGAGTTCTATTTCTTCCATGGGATGGACCGAGATCGCGCTTACTATCAAGGAGAACTACCACATGTTCGACGGCTTCGTGGTGTTGCATGGAACCGATTCCCTAGCATACACGGCATCAGCCCTTTCTTTCATGATGTCGGATCTCGGGAAGCCGGTCATCCTTACAGGGTCGCAAGCCTCCATCTTTGCTCTCCAGTCTGACGCAGTTGACAACCTTCTTGGCTCGCTCATCATCGCGGGAACTTTCGTTATCCCCGAAGtctgcctcttcttccaccacacCTTGTACCGCGGCAACAGGACGACCAAGGTATCGGCTTCCTCCTTCGAGGCATTCGACAGCCCTAACTGCGATCCGCTGGCCAAGGTCACAAGTCTAGGAGTGGATGTTAATTGGGCGCTGATTCGACGGCCCACTCAAATTGCCGAATTTCAAGTGACAAAATATCTCGACACCGCACATGTGGCTTGTTTACGTATCTTTCCCGGAATCAAGCCTGAGATGATCGAATCCGTTTTAAAGGTTCCAGACCTCCGTGGTTTGATTCTCGAGACGTTCGGCATGGGCAATGCACCGGGCGGCGTTGATGGCAGTCTGACCAAGGTCATCAAGGAAGCAATTGACCGTGGAACTGTCATTGTCAACGTGAGCCAATGCACAAATGGCTTCGTCTCGCCACTCTATGCCCCCGGAACCGTACTGGGAAGAGCAGGCGTGGTATTTGGCCATGATCTGACTACCGAAGCGGCTCTGACGAAGCTATCCTATCTCCTGGCTCTGCCAAACCTTACCTACTCTGAGATTACAGCAAGGATGTCGCAATCGCTACGTGGGGAGATGACAGAAATGGCAACGCCCTCTTTCTCGCACCCCGCGGGGAGCATCGACTCGGCTATGGCATGGCTGCCTGCTGCAG ACACCGCTTTCACGGCTCTTGGCTACGCCATCCGCAACGGGGATCTACGGACTGTTCGCGAAATCCTTGAGGGTGACGAGTTCAACCATCAGCTCCTCAAGAGGGCTGATTACGTCGGCAACACCCCCGTGCATCTTGCCGCGGTTGGGCCCAATCCAGATGTTCTTCACGAGTTGCTGATTCGTGGTGCTAGTGTACATCCACGTAACTATGCAAACCACACACCTCTTTATCTTGCAGAAAAGATGGGTAACGTGGAGAATGTGAAATTGCTGAAGGAGGCTGGGGCGCACTTGTGGAGGACAGAGCCGCATTCAGGCAATGTGTCTGAAGCAGGGGACCTAGCGAGTACGACGGACGTCGCTTCAGTTGGTGCCGCAGACGATGACAAGGAGGTGAAAGATGTTTCCGAACACAGGTCCAACGAAAAGGAGCAGAAGACAAATGACCAGGTGGCAGACACGGTGTCTCCTCGGCATGGATTGGATAAAAGTCATTTGGTTACAGACGAATCCTTGGTCCATGGTCTGAAGAAAGAGGATATTGGCAAGTTTGTCAATTAG
- the naf-2 gene encoding nucleosome assembly factor-2, which produces MASPAETSVTYEELRDLENEFEDVETEIIRQQVQLSRPLYEKREKVVAQIPNFWPLVFEQAPQDIDEYIQPQDSALLLSSLVSFSVSHFEIENGGSGDPRSVLFRFEFAENEYFEDKVLEKKFWSRRSKGGWTGLVSEPVNIKWKKGKDLTSGLLGLVNAVWEEEKAAGKHWSTVKGEDFTDKQKELKSQIEKIGLGGLSFFAWFGYRGRRVSAEENKAAIEKLQEKRQARKAAAEAGESKKEEDEEDDEEEEEEEEDEIELEIFPDGDSLALALSDDLWPGAIKYFTQAQEQELASDDDFEDDDDDDVDEDDEEDDADARPAKKRKA; this is translated from the exons ATGGCTTCCCCGGCAGAAACCTCCGTGACTTACGAGGAGTTGCGCGATCTCGAGAACGAATTCGAAGATGTCGAGACCGAGATTA TCCGCCAGCAGGTCCAGCTGTCCCGCCCCCTCTACGAGAAGCGCGAGAAGGTCGTAGCCCAGATCCCCAACTTTTGGCCCTTGGTTTTCGAGCAGGCGCCACAAGACATTGACGAGTATATCCAACCCCAAGACTCCGCCCTCTTGCTATCGTCTCTCGTGTCCTTTTCTGTCTCCCACTTCGAAATCGAGAATGGCGGCTCCGGAGACCCCCGCAGCGTCCTCTTCCGTTTCGAATTTGCCGAAAACGAGTACTTCGAGGACAAGGTGCTGGAAAAGAAGTTCTGGTCGCGCAGGAGCAAGGGCGGTTGGACAGGCTTGGTCAGCGAGCCGGTGAACatcaagtggaagaagggcaaggatcTTACGAGTGGCCTGCTCGGCTTGGTCAACGCCGtctgggaagaggagaaggctgCTGGCAAGCATTGGTCCACCGTCAAGGGTGAGGATTTCACGGACAAGCAAAAGGAACTTAAAAGCCAGATCGAGAAAATTGGGCTCGGAGGCCTTAGCTTCTTTGCCTGGTTCGGCTACAGGGGCAGGAGAGTATCTGCCGAGGAAAACAAGGCAGCCATTGAAAAGCTTCAAGAAAAGCGACAAGCCAGAAAGGCTGCCGCAGAGGCCGGTGAAAgcaaaaaggaggaggatgaggaagatgacgaggaagaggaggaggaggaggaggatgagatcGAGTTGGAGATCTTTCCGGATGGCGACAGCCTTGCACTTGCTCTCTCAGACGACCTGTGGCCCGGTGCTATCAAATACTTCA CTCAAGCACAAGAACAGGAGTTGGCaagcgacgacgactttgaagatgacgatgacgatgatgttgatgaggacgat